A DNA window from Caulobacter mirabilis contains the following coding sequences:
- a CDS encoding GNAT family N-acetyltransferase, with the protein MPKRIDAPAGWSARGLVLRSRTDADRLFLRLLYGSFRAEEMAPVPWPEAVKAQFLDSQFELQNVHFDHFHADADFMVVEEAGFPIGRLYLDRKPDGWLIVDVGFLPHRRSAGLGAELLRHAHRRARQAGAPRVWLHVAPSNPRARQLYERLGFRLIEADAGPYLAMEWPVS; encoded by the coding sequence GTGCCCAAGCGTATCGACGCCCCCGCCGGCTGGTCCGCGCGGGGGCTTGTTCTTCGAAGCCGAACGGACGCCGACCGGCTGTTCCTGCGCCTCCTCTACGGCTCGTTCCGCGCTGAGGAGATGGCGCCCGTGCCGTGGCCCGAGGCGGTCAAGGCGCAGTTCCTGGACAGCCAGTTCGAGCTGCAGAACGTCCATTTCGACCACTTCCATGCCGACGCCGATTTCATGGTCGTCGAGGAGGCAGGCTTCCCGATCGGTCGCCTCTATCTGGATCGCAAGCCCGACGGCTGGCTGATCGTCGATGTCGGCTTCCTGCCGCACCGGCGCAGCGCCGGCCTGGGCGCCGAGCTGCTGCGCCACGCGCATCGCCGCGCTCGGCAGGCCGGAGCCCCGAGAGTCTGGCTCCACGTCGCGCCGTCCAACCCTCGGGCTCGGCAGCTCTATGAACGGCTGGGCTTCCGGCTGATCGAGGCCGACGCAGGCCCCTACCTGGCGATGGAATGGCCGGTCAGTTGA
- a CDS encoding DUF6916 family protein — MSREAFAGRANETFDVSLGESSLPMTLVEVQALTPHAFPGMSRAPFSLVFRSGSPVVLPQKTYRLTNATMGPVDLFLVPVGRDVQGILYQAVFN; from the coding sequence ATGTCACGTGAGGCGTTTGCGGGGCGGGCGAACGAGACGTTCGACGTCAGCCTGGGCGAGAGCAGCCTGCCCATGACGCTGGTCGAGGTGCAGGCGCTGACGCCGCACGCCTTTCCGGGCATGTCGCGCGCTCCGTTCTCGTTGGTGTTTCGCAGCGGCTCGCCGGTCGTGTTGCCGCAGAAGACCTATCGCCTGACCAACGCGACCATGGGGCCGGTGGACCTCTTCCTGGTCCCCGTCGGACGGGACGTTCAGGGGATCCTGTACCAGGCGGTCTTCAACTGA
- a CDS encoding tetratricopeptide repeat-containing sulfotransferase family protein, whose amino-acid sequence MIAPHPLVLEARSALQAGDARRASAAAAKRLQAAPADVDALEIRFLVARQIGTPAEAETILRLILDQAPELAWAHHDLAQLLAGDGRRHDALAAAETAARLDPGNPQTHLTLGALLSEAGGLAPGEHHLRQALVHAGEHPAILAPLALNLLTQGQLDEAEPLYEKLERLGALDVPALAHWAKLREARGDLDGAHRLLDRAEAGGGDVRLGRAVVLARGGRAAEAVALLDAPGPRSLSADAQLERGRLRDRLGRHDEAWADYVSAKARLSQETGRRYEAGAVGDRLSRLQRAFAHPAMPVSTVREERPLPVFILGFPRSGTTLVEQVLSSHSQVRAGGELPFLAELEDVDLGDLTTAAVHLRDHYLTRAEAYGLRRPGARWFTDKMPLNDIWLPLLRLAFPDSPIIRVRRHPLDVAVSMLSHHLTHGFDCGYRIEDIFAHMRAMQTLSEAYDAAAGAPFTLRYEAFVADQEALTRQMLALLDLPLEPACLTFHESRRYAPTPSYAQVTEPLNDRSVGRWRRHADRLAPFLPALAELLEAQGYAG is encoded by the coding sequence GTGATCGCTCCCCATCCCCTCGTCCTTGAAGCGCGGTCAGCCCTCCAGGCGGGCGACGCCCGACGCGCCTCCGCGGCCGCGGCAAAGCGGCTCCAGGCCGCTCCGGCCGATGTCGATGCGCTCGAAATCCGCTTCCTGGTCGCCCGGCAGATCGGAACCCCGGCCGAAGCGGAGACGATCCTGCGGCTCATCCTGGATCAGGCCCCCGAACTGGCCTGGGCGCACCACGATCTGGCGCAGCTTCTCGCGGGCGACGGCCGTCGCCACGACGCTCTCGCCGCCGCGGAGACGGCCGCCCGGCTGGACCCTGGCAACCCGCAGACTCACCTCACCCTCGGCGCGCTGCTGTCCGAGGCAGGGGGCCTGGCGCCCGGCGAACATCACCTCCGCCAGGCGCTGGTCCACGCCGGCGAGCATCCCGCCATCCTGGCGCCCCTGGCCCTGAACCTGCTGACTCAGGGACAGCTGGACGAGGCCGAGCCTCTGTACGAGAAGCTGGAGCGCCTCGGCGCCTTGGACGTCCCGGCCCTGGCCCACTGGGCGAAGCTGCGCGAGGCCCGGGGCGACCTGGACGGCGCCCATCGCCTGCTCGATCGCGCAGAAGCCGGCGGCGGCGATGTGCGGCTGGGACGGGCGGTGGTGCTCGCGCGCGGCGGCCGCGCCGCCGAGGCGGTCGCTCTGCTCGACGCTCCGGGGCCGCGTTCTCTGTCGGCCGACGCCCAGCTCGAACGGGGCCGCCTGCGCGACCGGCTGGGCCGCCACGACGAGGCCTGGGCCGACTATGTCTCCGCCAAGGCGCGCCTCTCACAGGAGACGGGCCGTCGCTACGAGGCCGGCGCCGTGGGGGACCGGCTCAGCCGGCTGCAGCGCGCCTTCGCCCACCCCGCCATGCCGGTCTCGACCGTTCGCGAGGAACGGCCGCTTCCCGTCTTCATCCTGGGCTTTCCGCGGTCCGGAACCACCCTCGTCGAGCAGGTGCTGTCCAGCCATTCTCAAGTCCGGGCCGGCGGCGAACTGCCGTTCCTGGCCGAACTCGAGGACGTCGACCTGGGCGACCTGACCACCGCCGCCGTTCATCTGCGTGATCACTATCTGACGCGGGCCGAGGCCTATGGCCTACGCCGCCCCGGCGCGCGCTGGTTCACCGACAAGATGCCGCTCAACGACATCTGGCTGCCGCTGCTGCGGTTGGCCTTTCCCGACTCTCCGATCATCCGTGTGCGACGCCATCCCCTCGACGTCGCCGTCTCGATGCTGTCGCACCACCTGACCCACGGCTTCGACTGCGGCTACCGGATCGAGGACATCTTCGCGCATATGCGGGCGATGCAGACCCTGTCGGAGGCCTATGACGCCGCGGCCGGGGCGCCCTTCACGCTGCGCTACGAGGCCTTCGTCGCCGATCAGGAAGCGCTGACCCGCCAGATGCTGGCGCTGCTGGATCTGCCGCTCGAGCCGGCCTGTCTGACCTTCCACGAGAGCCGCCGCTACGCGCCGACGCCGAGCTACGCTCAGGTGACCGAGCCTCTGAATGATCGCTCCGTGGGCCGCTGGCGGCGCCATGCCGACCGTCTGGCGCCGTTCCTGCCGGCGTTGGCCGAATTGCTCGAAGCCCAGGGCTACGCCGGCTAG
- the nagE gene encoding N-acetylglucosamine-specific PTS transporter subunit IIBC → MKSPLEALQPLGRALMLPIAVLPVAGLLLRLGQPDLLNIPFMAAAGDAVFSNLGLLFAIGVAVGFARDNNGAAGLAGVVCYLISVEGAQALMTVPPEALKDFTGPAVDLASAAFKDKATGKLSVPIGIVSGLLAGAAYNRFHDFKLPDYLAFFGGRRFVPIVSGVGGLLIALIVGLGFPGLDHGFDALSRGIVASGEIGLFVYGVLNRLLIVTGLHHILNNIAWFVVGEYGGATGDLRRFFAGDPSAGAFMSGFFPVMMFGLPAACLAMYHSARPDRRKAVGGMLLSMSATAFLTGVTEPIEFTFMFLAPLLYALHAVLTGAAMVLMDVLGVKLGFGFSAGAIDYVLNFNKSTRPLMLIPIGLVYFAIYYGVFRFVITRFNLRTPGREAEDAPVAAVVLASGGRGEQFAAALGGAENLVTVDACTTRLRLVVADQARVDEAALKSLGSRGLVRPSANALQVVLGPIADQVAGEIRAAAAASGSAASSEPQEKPGPAAAGAPAALDRLAWLAAFGGAGNVRRLQAVAGRLRLEVADATAVREDALLDLGARAVVHLDGSVHVLLENADGVAAALA, encoded by the coding sequence ATGAAGTCGCCACTGGAGGCGCTGCAGCCGCTCGGCCGCGCGCTGATGCTGCCGATCGCCGTGCTGCCCGTGGCGGGTCTGCTGCTCCGCCTGGGGCAGCCGGATCTGCTGAACATCCCGTTCATGGCCGCGGCCGGCGACGCCGTGTTTTCGAACCTGGGTCTGCTGTTCGCCATCGGGGTCGCGGTCGGATTCGCGCGCGACAACAACGGCGCGGCCGGCTTGGCCGGGGTGGTCTGCTATCTGATCTCGGTCGAGGGCGCCCAGGCGCTGATGACCGTGCCGCCCGAGGCGCTGAAGGATTTCACGGGTCCGGCCGTCGATCTGGCCAGCGCCGCCTTCAAGGACAAGGCGACCGGCAAGCTGTCGGTGCCCATAGGCATCGTTTCGGGCCTGCTGGCCGGGGCGGCCTACAACCGGTTCCACGACTTCAAGCTGCCGGACTACCTGGCCTTCTTCGGCGGCCGGCGGTTCGTGCCGATCGTCAGCGGCGTCGGCGGCCTGCTGATCGCTCTGATCGTGGGCCTGGGGTTCCCCGGCCTGGACCATGGCTTTGACGCCCTTAGCCGCGGCATCGTCGCGTCCGGCGAGATCGGCCTGTTCGTCTACGGCGTGCTGAACCGGCTGCTGATCGTCACCGGACTGCATCACATCCTGAACAACATCGCCTGGTTCGTGGTCGGCGAGTATGGCGGCGCCACCGGCGATCTGCGCCGGTTCTTCGCGGGCGATCCCAGCGCCGGGGCCTTCATGTCGGGCTTCTTCCCGGTGATGATGTTCGGCCTGCCCGCCGCCTGCCTGGCCATGTACCACTCGGCCCGGCCGGACCGCCGCAAGGCGGTGGGCGGGATGCTGCTGTCGATGTCGGCCACCGCCTTCCTGACCGGGGTGACCGAGCCGATCGAGTTCACCTTCATGTTCCTGGCCCCGCTGCTCTATGCGCTTCACGCCGTGCTGACGGGGGCGGCCATGGTTCTCATGGACGTTCTGGGGGTGAAGCTGGGCTTCGGTTTTTCCGCCGGGGCGATCGACTATGTGCTGAACTTCAACAAGTCGACCCGGCCGCTGATGCTGATCCCGATCGGGCTGGTCTACTTCGCCATCTACTACGGCGTGTTTCGGTTCGTGATCACCCGGTTCAACCTGCGCACGCCCGGCCGCGAGGCCGAGGATGCGCCTGTCGCGGCGGTCGTCCTGGCCAGCGGCGGCCGAGGCGAACAGTTTGCGGCCGCGCTCGGCGGCGCGGAGAACCTGGTCACGGTCGACGCCTGCACAACCCGGCTGCGCCTCGTCGTCGCGGATCAGGCTCGGGTCGACGAAGCTGCATTGAAGAGCCTCGGATCGCGCGGCCTGGTTCGTCCCTCGGCCAACGCGCTGCAGGTCGTGCTGGGCCCGATCGCCGACCAGGTCGCCGGCGAGATCCGCGCCGCGGCCGCGGCTTCGGGCAGTGCAGCGTCGAGTGAACCCCAAGAAAAGCCCGGGCCGGCCGCAGCCGGCGCGCCGGCAGCATTGGATCGCCTCGCCTGGCTGGCGGCGTTCGGCGGTGCGGGCAATGTCCGCCGGCTCCAAGCGGTCGCCGGCCGTCTGAGGCTGGAAGTCGCGGACGCCACGGCGGTTCGCGAGGACGCGCTGCTCGATCTCGGAGCTCGGGCGGTCGTGCACCTGGACGGGAGCGTCCATGTTCTGCTCGAGAACGCCGACGGCGTGGCGGCGGCCTTGGCCTAG